One uncultured Fibrobacter sp. genomic window, CCGGCTGCGTTCCCCATCGCTAAGTTCCGACACCCAGCGCGACGCGTAATTTTCCAGTTCCAAAAGTTTCAAGGCTTCGTCGACAACACGTTCGTCTTCGGCAGAATGGCCGTCAAAAAGCCCTACGTAGGGAGTTCTGCCCAGGCCCACAAATTCACGAACCGTCATGCGGTCAAGGGACACATTTGCCAAATAACCCATACGCACCAAGGCGACAAACTTAGCCCGTTCCCGCGCCGTCCACGATTCATTTTTAGACAAAGTAACAATTCCCTTCAAGGGAGGAATCATCCCGGCGAACGTCTTGAGCAGCGTACTCTTGCCACAACCGTTCTCACCAAGCAGCGCAACCACTTCTCCAGAATGCAATTCAAAATCGAAAGGCGCTATTAACCCCGTTTCAGAAACATTCCTTGATTTTGCATAGCCCACCACAAGGCCCGTACAAGAAAGCAAGCTCATTCGCGCACCCCCCGCCCACGTACAATGACCGAAAGCACCACAGGGACACCCACCAGACTAAGCACCGCATTCAAGGGAACCGAAGAAAAGAAACCCGCAAGCAAACAAAGCACGACGCCACACAAAGCGGACCCCGACAAAAGCACCCGGTGGTTTCCCGTTTTGAACAACATAAAAGCAAGGTGCGGAACAGCGATTCCCACAAACGCCACCGGTCCACAAAAGGCCGTCGAAGACGCCGCCAAAAGAGACGCCCCGAGCAGCACCAGTTTTCGGTCCAGGCGCACGTTCACGCCCAAGCCCGCCGCAAAATCTTCGCCCATCCGAACGGCATTCAGGTAACGCATCGACACCGCAATCAGCGCCACCCCCACGGCAACCGTAACCACAAAAAGCCAAATTCCGTCGAAGGTCAACCGGCCAAAGCTCCCCATTCCCCACGACACGTAAACCTTGAGCGATTCTGCATCCCCCTGGACAATCAAAAGACTCACCAGCGCATCGATAAAGTAGCCTATCAGAAGTCCCACAATCAAAAGCACCGTCGAATTACGAAAGTGACTCGCCACCGACATCACGAGCGCCGTCACAACGAGCGCCCCGATGGCAGCCGCCGAAAGGACGCCCAGGCGCCCAAAGCTAAACCCCGCGAGCAAGGAGAGCGCCACCCCTAGGCTTGCCCCGCTGCTAATGCCAAGCACAAAAGGCCCTGCCAACGGATTTCGGAACAAGGTCTGCAGCGAAAGGCCTGCTATCGAAAGCGAAATCCCGGAGAGGACTGCCGCCACCAGTCGGGGAACCCGGATATCCCAAAACACGCGACTCGCCACCGAATCGTCAAACAAAAACGCGTCGGACCACGACAGCCCGACCGTTCCCGAAAATAGTGTCAAATAGCCAAAGATTCCTGCAAGCAGGATAAGCAGGGCAAATCCGAAGAGGATTCGAAACGTGTTCCGTCCCCCGTTCACGGACCCGCCTTACTTCTTCTTTTTGTTCTTTTCCAGTTCCTGCTTCATTTCGGCGGTACCCTTAGGATCGCGCAAGTAGACTTCTGCAGGAATGTTATCGAAGCCCTGGAGGGCGTTCAGCCAGTTATCGTTCAAATCGCGGAATTCCAGCTTGTTCAGATTGTAAAGCAGGGAGTCCTTGATGATATCGAACGTAATGTAGTCCCAACGAACCACCTGACGATCCTTGAACACTTCACGGCTGATGAGAGAAGTTTCGTTTTCAAAACGGTAACGAGCCTTGAACGTGTATTCGCCCGTCATCTGGTAACGGCCCGAATCGGAATACGTACGGGTAATGCCCACCAAGGTATCATTTGCACCAAAGCGGAGTTCCGCATCGCGGAAGGCATGACCGTGTGCAATAATCGGCGTACGCCATGCACCAAACACCTGTTCCTTCATCTTCTTCTGGAGGACTGTATCGATATTCCAGTGGTCGAAATTCTTCTTGTCGTAGCGGATGCGCTGCACATACTTGCCATCCTGGATCAACTTGCGGACGCTGTCGGCCTGGACCTTTGCCACGCTGTCGCCATTACGCGGGCCCGTGGGAGCCTGCACCCTGTTCATGGAATCGAGCTTTGCCTGGATCATTTCGTCCAAAGTGGCCGTCGCACCACGGGGGGTAGAAACCACCTGGGATTCCACCTTGGCGAGGTTAGCCGGCTGCGGAGCCGTAGACGGAGAAGATTGGACAGTAGCGGCAGGTGCAGAAGGCTGGGCTGCAACCGTAGCAGAAGTAGAAGTCGTCTGAGCCAGAGGCATTCCTACGAAAGCCAGGGACAAAATCGAAAGAACAATATGCTTATACATAGATACACTCATCATTGTAAATGTAGTTAAAGGTTTTTAAAAAAGGGGTGTACGGGGGCAA contains:
- a CDS encoding ABC transporter ATP-binding protein, with the translated sequence MSLLSCTGLVVGYAKSRNVSETGLIAPFDFELHSGEVVALLGENGCGKSTLLKTFAGMIPPLKGIVTLSKNESWTARERAKFVALVRMGYLANVSLDRMTVREFVGLGRTPYVGLFDGHSAEDERVVDEALKLLELENYASRWVSELSDGERSRVFLAMAVAQQVKVLLLDEPNAFLDIPHSHRLFRTLKKMAAEREMGIIVSTHSVEYAERYSDRMMVIAGGRARVAATQDARANGLLDWTEIC
- a CDS encoding iron ABC transporter permease; translation: MNGGRNTFRILFGFALLILLAGIFGYLTLFSGTVGLSWSDAFLFDDSVASRVFWDIRVPRLVAAVLSGISLSIAGLSLQTLFRNPLAGPFVLGISSGASLGVALSLLAGFSFGRLGVLSAAAIGALVVTALVMSVASHFRNSTVLLIVGLLIGYFIDALVSLLIVQGDAESLKVYVSWGMGSFGRLTFDGIWLFVVTVAVGVALIAVSMRYLNAVRMGEDFAAGLGVNVRLDRKLVLLGASLLAASSTAFCGPVAFVGIAVPHLAFMLFKTGNHRVLLSGSALCGVVLCLLAGFFSSVPLNAVLSLVGVPVVLSVIVRGRGVRE